A stretch of Microtus ochrogaster isolate Prairie Vole_2 unplaced genomic scaffold, MicOch1.0 UNK91, whole genome shotgun sequence DNA encodes these proteins:
- the Slc39a2 gene encoding zinc transporter ZIP2, whose amino-acid sequence MEVLLGVKIGCLLALLVLTLGCGLAPIYFRWFQMDAATGRHYRVLSLLGCISAGVFLGAGLMHMTAEALEGIESEIQKFVVQNSTGSTGNSSRDAASDYVEYPYGELVISLGFFFVFLLESLALQYCQGDAGGSTVREEEWGGTHALGFHKHPPVPSPSQGPLRALVLLISLSFHSVFEGLAVGLQTTVAATVKLCVAVLAHKGLVVFSVGLRLLKVGAGSRWATFCILSLALMSPVGLALGLTVAGAASGPGQGLAQAVLEGVAAGTFLYVTFLEILPRELACPEAPLVKCGCVAAGFAFMALIALWA is encoded by the exons ATGGAGGTACTGCTTGGAGTGAAAATTGGCTGCCTGCTTGCCCTTCTGGTTCTCACCCTGGGCTGTGGCCTTGCTCCCATCTACTTCAGATGGTTCCAGATGGATGCAGCTACAG GTCGTCACTACAGAGTTCTCAGCCTCCTGGGCTGCATCTCTGCCGGCGTCTTTCTGGGAGCAGGGTTGATGCATATGACTGCTGAAGCCCTGGAGGGAATTGAATCAGAAATCCAGAAATTCGTGGTGCAG AACAGTACAGGAAGTACAGGCAACTCTTCTCGTGACGCTGCTTCCGATTAC GTGGAGTATCCCTATGGAGAGCTCGTCATCTCGCTGGGCTTTTTCTTCGTCTTCCTTCTGGAGTCGCTGGCATTGCAGTACTGCCAAGGGGATGCTGGAGGATCGACTGTGCGGGAAGAGGAATGGGGAGGGACTCATGCCTTAGGATTCCACAAGCACCCTCCGGTGCCCTCGCCATCGCAGGGTCCCCTCCGCGCCCTCGTCCTTCTGATCTCTCTGTCCTTTCACTCCGTGTTCGAAGGCCTGGCCGTAGGCCTGCAGACCACAGTGGCGGCCACTGTGAAGCTCTGTGTGGCCGTCTTGGCGCACAAGGGGCTTGTGGTGTTCAGCGTAGGCCTGCGGTTGCTGAAGGTCGGCGCCGGCTCACGGTGGGCCACGTTCTGCATACTGTCGTTAGCACTCATGTCTCCCGTGGGCCTGGCCTTAGGGCTGACCGTGGCTGGAGCGGCCTCGGGACCAGGGCAGGGATTAGCCCAGGCTGTATTAGAAGGAGTAGCAGCAGGCACTTTCCTGTACGTCACCTTCCTAGAAATCCTGCCCCGGGAGCTGGCTTGTCCCGAGGCCCCTCTGGTcaagtgtggctgtgtggctgctggTTTTGCCTTCATGGCTCTTATTGCCCTGTGGGCCTGA